The Brevibacillus brevis genome contains a region encoding:
- a CDS encoding branched-chain amino acid ABC transporter substrate-binding protein, whose product MKKRYVGVLSAVLAASMALTGCAGNSNSSGGSNASGGQSQPAPGNSGGGTTEGGLIKIATQSPLSGSNSAVGDAIKTGAGYALEQRKEEFKALGFDLQLFPQDDQGDPKIGVSNAEMLISDPDVYGVVGHYNTGVAIPSSVKYEEGKLVMVSPANTGVKLTEEGKKTVHRICARDDAQGPKAALYAKNTLGVKTAYIIHDKTAYGQGLSDQVKLQFEKDGVQILGFEGITQGEKDYSAVLNQVTVKNPDIIFFGGLYPEGGILIKQAREKGFKGYFMGGDGLDSSDMIKIAGDAVEGVVFTSVAGDVTQTEEGKKWAEEYKKATSKPLETYSVYGFDSMNVILNGVLEAVKANGGKKPTREQVLDAVHKTKDFQGQFTKVTFDEKGDNTNADVFIYKYDKDKSIFVGKAE is encoded by the coding sequence AATTCAAGCGGCGGAAGTAACGCAAGCGGGGGGCAAAGTCAGCCAGCTCCAGGCAACAGTGGTGGCGGAACGACCGAGGGGGGCCTCATCAAGATTGCCACACAATCCCCGCTGTCCGGGAGCAATTCCGCTGTGGGAGATGCGATTAAGACAGGCGCAGGTTACGCTCTCGAACAGCGCAAGGAAGAGTTTAAAGCACTTGGCTTTGATCTCCAGCTTTTCCCTCAGGATGATCAAGGCGACCCGAAAATCGGGGTATCCAATGCGGAGATGCTCATCTCTGATCCTGATGTATACGGTGTAGTTGGGCACTATAACACAGGTGTTGCGATTCCATCGTCTGTGAAGTACGAGGAAGGCAAGCTGGTCATGGTATCCCCAGCAAATACAGGGGTGAAGCTCACGGAGGAAGGCAAGAAAACCGTCCATCGAATTTGTGCTCGCGATGACGCGCAAGGACCAAAGGCTGCTCTTTATGCAAAAAATACACTTGGTGTAAAAACGGCCTATATTATCCATGATAAGACAGCATACGGCCAAGGTCTGAGTGATCAAGTGAAGCTGCAATTCGAAAAGGACGGGGTACAAATCCTTGGCTTCGAGGGCATTACCCAGGGCGAAAAGGACTACAGCGCGGTACTTAACCAGGTAACGGTGAAAAACCCGGACATCATCTTTTTCGGCGGCCTTTATCCAGAAGGTGGAATTTTGATCAAGCAAGCTCGTGAAAAAGGATTTAAGGGTTATTTTATGGGTGGCGACGGCTTGGATTCTTCTGATATGATAAAAATAGCCGGTGATGCTGTCGAAGGTGTTGTCTTTACGTCAGTAGCAGGAGACGTAACACAAACCGAAGAGGGCAAGAAATGGGCTGAAGAGTACAAGAAAGCCACAAGCAAGCCTCTGGAAACCTATTCCGTCTACGGTTTCGACTCCATGAACGTCATCCTCAATGGTGTCTTGGAAGCTGTCAAAGCAAACGGAGGCAAAAAACCAACCCGCGAGCAAGTCCTCGATGCAGTCCACAAAACCAAAGATTTTCAGGGTCAATTCACCAAAGTTACCTTTGATGAAAAAGGTGACAACACAAATGCAGATGTATTCATTTACAAGTACGA